AAAAGAACGTTGACATAGAGCTTAGGGTCCAACAAGATATCAAAAAGATCGTTACACCCAAACTGTATATATTAAGGACCTTTTCATACATAGAATCTCAGAATACAAGCTTGTAAATTCATCATAGATTAATAACAGCTTCAAATTACAATCTTTCACATTGTATCAGAGCAGGTTTGATTCTGCCATCATCTATCCAACCTCAATCACAAAAGAAACCCTTTCATCATGTCTCACAGTGATCTTACCAAATTAACCAACACTGTGTTAAAAGGCAACCAAAACTACTTCGAATGGTCGAGGGTAGTTTATATTAGCCTGAGTGgcagaaaaaaattagagctCATCATAGGAACCCGAAGCAAGCCACAGCTAATCAACCTTAATCaaccaacaaaagaagaaattgaggCAATTGAAGAGTGACAGACGACTGACCATATGGTCATGTCACTACTCACCAATGCGATGGAGCCTCAGATAGTCAGGCTCTGCATGTTGCTGGCTTCATCACAGGCTATCTGggataaaatgaaaatttcgTATGGGCATGAGCAAAATTAtgctcatatttttaatttgaaacaGAAATTGGCACAGATTAAACAAGGGACTCGGACAAGCACGAGTTATGCCACTGAGGTTTTGACTCGGTGGGAAGAACTCTAGAGTTACCTCCTACCAACCACAGACCCAGAAGAGGCAAGAAGGAGAACAGAACAGGACTTAGTGTATACTTACCTGGGGGGGCTCGATTCGAGCTATAAAGCTCTAAGATCGCAGATACTGCTGTCAAGCAATCTTCCCCAAATCGACGCTGTCATAGCCACCATCCAACATGAGAAACTAGACGTGCAACTATGGGAACTGTGAACATTTTAGAGAACACAGAAAAGGCCTACATCTCCAACCTCTCGCATCCTCGCAAGAAAGCTCGAGTGCGAGGAGCGCCCCACTAGCGTCGAGAGGTGCAACCACTGCCGAAAGCAGGGGCACACTCAAGAGCACTGTTGGCATCTTCATCCGCATCTGAGGCCGAATCTCAACAGGAACGAAAGGGGAAGAAGTGGGAGacgaaaaaaggaaaagagaaatagGTTTGACAGCCTTGGCATCCTTACCGCATATAACCTTGAAGGTTATGATGAGGGGTGCGAACCGGGTCGAGAGGTAAGCAACGCGTCAGACACCTTTAACTTAATCCGACCCGGTTCCAATGACCCGACCCGCCCCATGTTCAGCGACCCGACCTGACCCGATTTCAGCAACTAGGCTGACCCGAATCCAAcagaaaaatcataaatttctCAACTTATTTCTCAACTTCAGTCAATTATTCAGCCCCAACAATCTCGTGGGTCAGGTTTGGTATCtcaaaattatgtaaattctttaaatatCTCATCAAGTTGGATAATTGACTCCGGGACAACAAATCACATGACATGGGATGCTACAGAATTGCAAATTTTTATCCCCACTAATTCCCGCCATGTGACCGTTGCCAATGACCATCAAGCTGAAATTTCTAGTTTTGGCTCTCTCAAATTACTGCATAATAATCTTCACGATATTCTTCTCTTACCGGACTTTAAATCTAACTTATTATCAGTCGGTAAGATCTCTAGAACTTTAAATTGCAATGTCATTTTCTCACCATCTGCAGTATTATTTCAGGATCGAACCACAAggaagacgattggtgaaGGTCGCTTTGAGAATGGCCTTTATTACCTCACAGACTCCCCAAACCAGTGTTTAGTCTCAACCAACCCTGTCAGTCAAGAAATTTTGATCCATCGGCAGTTTGGGCATCCGTCTGATAGAGTCTTAAACCAGTTTTTTTATCTAAACATGAATACTAGTTGTTGTGGAATTTGTAAATTTGCTAAGTATACTAGATTACCTTTTCATGTATCTTCTACTAAATCTGACAACatgtttgatttaattcattccgatgtttggggacctgcccCCATCACCTCCTACAATCACTTTCGATATTTTATCACTTTTATTGATGACTACTCCAGCACCATTTgggtttatttgttaaaaggcaaaaatgaagtttttacctacttctaaattttttttcactttattcaaaatcagtacaatgccaaaattaaaatctttcgCTCAGATAATGGCAttgaatacataaataaaaatttttctgttttttctcCACCTAGGGAATTTTACATTAAACCACCTGCATTTATACTCCCGAACAAAATGGGGTTTCTGAAATAAAAAACCGTCATCTTCTTGAAGTCTCAAGATCAATTCTCTTTCAAAACAATGTCCCTCCTGACTGCTGCCTACCTCATCAATCGATTACCTAGCCCCAAGCTTAAAAAACCTCAGTCCTCTAGAAATTCTCAAAGGCAGAAAAATAGAGTTAGGACACATTCGAGTCTTTGGGTGCACAACCTTTGTCCACATTAAACGTCATCATAAACTTGACAAGAGTTTTGTGAAAACCGTGTTTCTAGGATATTCCTATGAAAAAAAAGGGTATAAATGTTACGACCCTTCCACTCACAAGACCTATATATCTCGGGATGTGTTATTTGATGAAAGCACCCCTATTTCACAAAGGATTCTACCCCCACTCATGGGTCCTCTACTTAATTATTTCCAGATAACTTTACCTTTTTTGACAGCCCAGCCCAGACTACTCCATTGGACAGGGAGCAGCTTCCAAAGGCAACTACCGAGGCCACCTCTTTAGGGGGAGCCAGTGTCATCCCCgaggcaatttcttcaggggGAGACAATGAGCCACAGGTCAAAGAAATTGCCATACGAAGATCATCTCGGCTCATCCGACCTCTTGCCAGGCTAAGGGACTATGTGTCTCACAAGGTGTCGTATCCCATTCAATACTTCATTAGTTATGATACTGTATCAAATTCATATAAGACCTATCTAGGCAATCTCACCACCCACACTGAGCCCTCCTCCTTTTATGAAGCTAACACTAATCCTAATTGGTGCAAGGCTATGGAGGAAGAACTTCAGGctctaaaaaaaaatgacaCCTGGGATCTAGTCCCTCTGCCACAAAATAAAAACCTGTTGGATGTAAATGGgtgtataaaattaaatataagcaTGATGGAACGATTGAGAGATATAAGGCTAGGCTGGTAGCAAAGGGTTCACTTAAACATATGGGGTGGACTATCAGGAAACTTTGGCTCCAGTAGCCAAAATAAGCACTGTTCATATTTTACTATCTGTTGCTATTAACTCAGGATGAAGCctatttcaaatggatgttaaAAATGCATTCCTCCAAGGGTCcctagaagaagaagtctaTATGACACTTCCTCCAGGTCACAAAATTACAACCGATCATTCCCTGGTATATAAGCTAAAAAAGGCTATCTATAGTTTGAAACAGTCCCcaagagcatggtatgccaagctaagtcattttctcttaaaagttaatttcaaTAAATGTGCCTCTGATTCCTCTATATTTGTAAAACATACTCACACATATACTGTCATTATTCTTATGTACGTTGATGATATTATCATAACAGGtaacaataataaagagaTTGAAGAAGttaaacaaaaactaaaaagagcATTTGATATCAAAGACCTCGGTCAGCTGTCTTACTTCCTTGGAATAGAAATAGCCAAATCTCATAAAGGTCCATTCCTATCCCAAAGAAAGTATGTCCTTgatcttttaaaagaaacgAGAAAAATAGGGGTTAAACCTATAGACACACCAATGGAGACTAAAACCAAACTTAACCTAGAAGATGGTGATCCTTTAGATGATATAGGGCATTATGAGCGTCTAGTAGGAAAACTAATTTACCTAACTATCATTAGACCTGATATCACCTACGCGGTAAGTATGGTAAGCCAGTTTATGCGTGCTCCCCATGCCACTCATTTGGATGCTATCAGTAGAATTCTTAGGTATCTCAAGGGCACCCCAGGTCAAGGTatttggatgaaaaataataatgctaatgatatagttggtttttctgatgcagattgggccAGAAGCTGTGACAGAAAATCAACTTATGGATTTTGCACATTCGTAGGGGGAAACCTAGTAacatggaaaagcaaaaaacaGACTGTAACTGCAAGATCCAGCGTAGAAGTAGAATATAGAGCAATGGCATCAACGGCCAACGAGCTAATATGGATCAAACAAGTACTTGCAGACGTGGGAATGGAATCCAAAGGCCCAATGAAAATGTAATGCGATAATCAAGCAGCAAGACACATTGCTTCAAACCCTGTCTTTTACGAACGAACCAAACACATTGAAGTTGACTGCCACTTCATAAGGGAAAAAGTCCAATATGGCGAGATTGAAACTCCATTCATCAGAAACCATGAACAATTGGCAGACATCTTTACAAAAGCCCTGAACAAAACTCATCATCAAAACCTTTTTTAGCAAGATGGGATCAGTCAACTTATTCGAACCCatcttgagggggagtgttgaagaacaaaaacaagaaCCAACAGTCCAGCAGTTAACAGAAAAAGACCAACAGCTAAGGACCGAAGATCAATGCCTCAAATCTTGTCATCATAGGCCTAAAAGCTGAGACCAGGAGCAACCTTTCTTCCCTAAGGAAGAAAGGTCACTTCTACTAGTCTCAGAATGGAAAGAAGAACGTTGACATAGAGCTTAGGGTCCAACAAGGTAGCAATAAGACCGTTACACCCGAACTGTATATATTAAGGATTTGTTCATACATAGAATCTCAGAATACAATTTTGTAAATTCATTATAGATTAATAACAGCTTCAAATTACAATCTTTCACATAATCATTAagattgaaaatattagattACAATTGTCAAATATGAATCTACCATTTATTTCAATAAGGTAAGAAAAGTTAGTTTTTGTTATACATACATActtatatatgataaatatatataatatggtaatGTTAAGAATctgaataaaatgaaattattattagtgtcTTAGACTATTTAAATcttgaaaattaatttgattaatttacaGTTTTAGAaagtttaaagaaataaataaagacttagaaatttataaaacgtTTTATGTCCAAATACTCcacttattatattataataataataagtctAGAACATCAAAAAAGTTTTCTGATTTAGCCCATCAATGTGAGCAAAAGTGGACCAATATGGTAGAACACTATGTCCGCTATTGGATGCCTTGAAATGGGTCAAAAGAACACTGGATTGCACAATCGAATTGATTACTACTCAATTATGCTTTTCAAATGAATTCAATTTCATACGAAAAAGTTataatctctttctttttataattaaaataatgagaaGAAATCCAGCCTATGCGGCACATTTCTTTCGAGAAGGTCAtgacttaaaataaaaataatattggtCACTGTAATTCTTGACAAGATTATCGTGGAGTTCACGGTATTCAACATCTGCTCAACTCCGTAACTACACTACAAGGACAttaattgtttgtttattCTCAAAAACTCAGTATACAATAAGCCCCCACCACCACCGTCACCACCACGGACCCTACAGCCGCAtgtattataattaaacaacACCATCAAGTTGAGTGATGAATTAATATGGCAGTCCTGGCAATTGCATTGTGGCTGTTTGTTCTGTTAGCCTTGCTTTCGAGTTTGAGATTAGTGTATGTGATATGGTGGAGACCCAAGATAATAGAGAAGAAGTTGAGAAATCAAGGCATACATGTCCTTCCATGTAAGTTACCACATGGAAATGTGAAAGAGATTAACGAGTTAGCCTCAGAGGCTAAGTCTAAGCCATGCCCGGAACTCACTCATGATATCGCTCCTCGCCTCGACCCTCTGCTTCAAGAACTATCTATGGCCTATAGTAAGTTTATATTACGCTAAGCTCAAACTTATTagtctatttctttttttggtatCTAAGGTACTTGAATGTCTGTGTTGCAGAGAAGCCATTTGCTGTTTGTTATGGAAAGATTCCTACTGTTATAATCATGGATCCAGAGCTGATAAGAGAGATATTGACAAGGAAGTTCGAATTTCAGAAGCCAGAAGTAGGTCCAACCATGAAGCTTTTCTTGAAAGGTCTTGCAAATATTGATGGAGATAAATGGGTAAAGCATAGGAAGATAATCAATCCTGCTTTCCACATAGAGAAGTTGAAGGTGAGTTTTTTCCTTAACCATTTTTCTACAAACACATAATCATAACAAAGCTTGACTTGATGAATATTTTACgaatttatcttaattaacCTTTATAGGGGATGTTGCCATTTTTCATGGCATCCTGTGAGGAAATGGTTGAGAAATGGGACAAGCTGATAGACTCAGCAGGCTCTTGTGAATTAGATGTTATGCCAGAGTTTCAGAACTTAACAGGTGATGTTATATCAAGAGCAGCTTTTGGTAGCAATCTAGAAGAAGGCAGGTTGTTATTCTCTCTTCAAAGGAAACAAGGAGAACTGCTTTTACGGTCACTTATCAATCTCAATTCTCTATGGTCACGGTGCAGTCCATTTCTCTGGCCCCATTCTATTATGTATTTCATTGTTTGTAGTCAATTCAGTCATACTGTTTACATTATGTTCAAAGATATTGAATTGAAATGTTTCAGGTTCTTGCCCTCagaattaaacaaaagaatgaTGCAAATACACCAAGAAATTCAATCTTTGCTCCTTGGCCTAATAGAAAATCGAGAGAAGGCTGTTCTGTCAGGAAATGAAAACCAGAATGACTTGCTCAATTTATTACTCAAGTCTAATTTCAATGAGGTTCatcagaataaaaatattggaaTGTCAAGAGAAGATATGATAGAAGAATGCAAGCTATTCTACTTTGCTGGTCATGAGACCACTGCGAATTTGTTAACATGGACTATGATTGTATTGAGTATGCATCAAAATTGGCAGGAAAGAGCTAGGCAAGAGGTTCTGCAACTCATAGGAAAAAACAAACCAACTTTCAATGACTTGAACCACTTGAAGACTGTGAGTTCATTGTTTTCAAGAATTTGTCATATACTTCCGTCCTTGTTATTATTGcataatgatatatatattatataaatcttGTATCATATTCTTTCAGGTGAAAATGATTCTGCTTGAGGTCCTGAGATTATACCCACCAACATCCCTCGTTCGATCTATTTATAAAGAGACTAAACTCGGAGAATACTCTCTGCCAGCAGGAGTCAGCTTGAAGGTCCCACTGTACCTTGTCCAGAGGGATCCTGAACTATGGGGAGCAGACGCGACAGAGTTCAATCCTGAAAGATTTTCCAATGGGATTACGAAGGCAGCAAAGGATTTCTTTGCTTTCGGTTGGGGGCCAAGAATATGCATTGGACAGCACTTTGCTATGCTTGAAGCTAAATTAGCACTAGCTCTCATTTTGCAACACTTCTCATTTGAGCTTTCGTCTACTTACAGACATGCTCCAAATGTTGTCCTTACTCTTCAACCTCAGTTTGGCGGGCAAATTATCTTACGCAAAATTTGAAGCATTAGTATTTGTTTCATCATTGTTATTATGCAGAATTTGATGTATTACATATATAGTTGCACAATTTTCATTGCCGGCATCACAGTAGGAGCTAGGTTCAGGGAACACATACACATGTGCTTAGCTATATCAAAGCCTCGTATATAAAGCAATACAGATCTTTGTAAAAAGTGCACCCACATACTTAGTCTAGCCGTTGGTGCATATATTAACTTGGCCAAGGTCTTAAATTCCAGCTGTTGTGTTCTCAAAAGAAATTGATGTAATTTCTCTTATATGtggaatatttaaaaaaaaaataatcaattgtcaagaaaaaaatctgtatttttaattaataatatgtgACTTGAACATGTATGGAAGCTCATGcgatttcataatttttaattttcatcacaagaatatatatatattctccaTTTGTTTACTCAGAAGAATTAcatttaaagataatattcataaattacatatatattacatGGAAGCAATTTGCTGTTTATTATGGAAACGTTCCAACTGTTATGATTATGGATCAAAAACTAATAAGAGAAGTTTTGATCCAAATATGCTAAGTTATGGGCTAAATTAGCCGAAACAGTTTAAAAGGGCAAATTTGAGCTTTAGCAATAAATTTAGGGGCCAATTGAACCTTAAAATTACCATTAAGAACTAATAAGATAGATTTGATCCAAATATGCCGAGTGGTGTGCAGATTGTCAAGAGACAAACTACATTCAATTTTGGAAAGTTGACAGTGGATAATGGGTTGCAATgagttatataaaaaaaattcttatttagatTTGGTATATGTCCcgtttatatattaaatcgatagatgattgatacatattcattagttttaaatgatgaaatatgtgttaattattcaataataaaatataaaacactcATATATACGTGTTATTCTCCTATTAATTATTGGTATACACCAAGTTTAGAtaagaatttttcaaattacatATTACGAGCAGACAAAAATCAACTCTTAAGGACCGAGACTACAAGATTTGTATTTTCAATTCTATCCTTGCAAAACACCCTCAAGTTTCTAGTCCCTTTTACTTTCTAATAGAGAACTAAAATTGCTTTATCTACCTATTATTTACAACAAAACTTTCTCcctattgaattttatatatctctGCACAAATGATtgtaaatcaataatttatatcTAATATTTGGCTATTATATTGTTATTCTGATGTGTAAATTTCAAGCAGAAGAAAGGATCAAACTCAGTCTTGTTAGTTGATAGGAAATCAttatcttagcaaccatacaccccaataactaatgagttatgatacatatagAATGCAATAAAACACCCTctaatcaagatgattccaaaatccaaaaatttcctcaagtgaagttagagaaaactagttccaacaatgaaactagcacttgaattcaactccaaacgccacaaactaagtatgatttgataagttatgaatcaaacacaagattttggttagagaacgccacaaactaaaaatagtttgataagttcaaagttcatgtaagaacttaagcaaaaacactcacaaagagcaaacaaagattatcattcaaaattctatatttacaaatggatttggctttgatatttatagccaaaacaagacaaagaaacttAAATGGATGTTTTTTAAGCTTTCCcacgtttttccctttaattccccttaaaactcattaaaattgCTGTTTTTTACATTGATAGCACTCATTTTAACTTACAAATAACAACTAAACATGTGCACTCATTCGTAACTCCACAcaacacacatataactcacacctaataaaataatccttaattaaataaaaataaattaaaataattacttaaactAAAACCCAAgagataagaacccatataaatatgagtTAAGCTCAAAGGCCTAATCATAGCGGAATgacttttattcttcaaaatgaactgaatgcttcattataagg
The sequence above is drawn from the Ricinus communis isolate WT05 ecotype wild-type chromosome 7, ASM1957865v1, whole genome shotgun sequence genome and encodes:
- the LOC8269130 gene encoding cytochrome P450 CYP72A219, with translation MAVLAIALWLFVLLALLSSLRLVYVIWWRPKIIEKKLRNQGIHVLPCKLPHGNVKEINELASEAKSKPCPELTHDIAPRLDPLLQELSMAYKKPFAVCYGKIPTVIIMDPELIREILTRKFEFQKPEVGPTMKLFLKGLANIDGDKWVKHRKIINPAFHIEKLKGMLPFFMASCEEMVEKWDKLIDSAGSCELDVMPEFQNLTGDVISRAAFGSNLEEGRLLFSLQRKQGELLLRSLINLNSLWSRFLPSELNKRMMQIHQEIQSLLLGLIENREKAVLSGNENQNDLLNLLLKSNFNEVHQNKNIGMSREDMIEECKLFYFAGHETTANLLTWTMIVLSMHQNWQERARQEVLQLIGKNKPTFNDLNHLKTVKMILLEVLRLYPPTSLVRSIYKETKLGEYSLPAGVSLKVPLYLVQRDPELWGADATEFNPERFSNGITKAAKDFFAFGWGPRICIGQHFAMLEAKLALALILQHFSFELSSTYRHAPNVVLTLQPQFGGQIILRKI